One Bythopirellula goksoeyrii genomic window, CTGGCCCCATACTGCGGCGCATGACCGCGGAACAGATTTGGGATTCCTTGTTGACGCTCACCATGGCTGATCCAGATGGCTACCAACGCCCGCGGAGTGATGCTTTGGTCCAAGCAGTGAAACTTGAGACGGATCAGCCGCTGAGCAGTGAATTCTTGCTCAACAAGGCAGCGGCACTAGATAAGTTGCGTCGAGACGGTCCTGAAGCGAAGCTGAATAAGCAATACACCCACAAAGGCGTGTTATTGGCCCGCGCGTCGGAATTGCCCCTCCCATTGCCCCCTTCCCACTTCCTACGGCAATTCGGCCAAAGCGATCGAGAACTAATCCAGGGAGGCAGCACCGAGGGCCACGTTCCGCAGATACTGACCATGTTTAATGGACCGATCTCACATAAGTTGCTCAACGAAGGGACGGTCATCTATGACGAGGTAGTGGCTTCCTCTGATTTGCGAGATCAGATCGACGTTATTTTCCTCAGCATCGTCGGACGCAAACCGACACGTACCGACTACAAGCTCGCAGTAAGAGAGATCCAAGCTGATGGCCCTGCTGGCTATGGAAACGTAATATGGGCCTTGCTCAACACACGCGAGTTCTTATTTATCCAGTAATTGGAAAGAAATTAGAACGCTGATTTTGTTGATTACCGCAGACTCTTGAGAGTTTAACCATGTTCGAGATCAACCGACAAGAAGTCCCTTCGACATCCCGTCGCAAGTTTATGGAACAAACTGCTCGGCAGTTGCTCGGGGTCAGTTTTTTGCCCTTAATGGCAACGCAGGCACAAGGTGCATCTTCCAGGTCCAAGGGAACCGCCAAGCAAGTCATCTACCTGTTCATGGATGGGGCGATGAGTCAACTCGACACCTTTGATCCCAAACCTGGCAGTGAAGTCCAGGGGGAAACCAAGACAATCGACACCAACGTTGCTGGGGTGAAGTTCGGACAGAATCTCCCTGAGCTTGCCAAGATGATGGATCAATTGGTCCTCATCCGTTCTCTGAGCACGCAAACCGGGGACCATGATGGCGGCAAATACTTGATGCGCACCGGCTACAAGGCGATTGCTTCCACTCGCCATCCTTCGCTCGGGCCCTGGATTCAGAAGCTGGCTGGTAAGGGGAATGAGATCCTACCGGGAAGCGTGGTGATAGGCGGTGGCTCCGGTCATCCTGCAGCGGGGTATCTGGGAGCACAGTATGCACCAGTTCCCATCTCTGACGCCCGTCGCGGCGTGGAGAATAGCAAGCCTCCCAAGTATCTGACTGCTGAACGTTTCGACAATCGAATGCGACTGACCGAGCGTTTTGATCGTGCATTTGAAAACAAGTATCGTACCGCTCAAGTGTCAGGTTATGCCGACCTTTATCGAGAAGCAATTTCGCTAATGCGGAGTGATGAACTCGCAGTCTTCGACGTCAACCAAGAACCAGAAAAAGTTCGCAAAGCCTACGGAGAAGATGGTTTCGGCCTCGGCTGCTTGTTGGCAAGACGCCTTGTGGAGCATGGAGTACGCTTCGTCGAAGTGAATCTAGGTGGCTGGGATATGCACACGAACCTGTTTAGCAGTATGGCTGGCCGCGCTCAGGTGCTTGACAAGGCGGTAGCGACATTGCTCGCTGACCTGAAGAGCAAAGGGCTTTTGGACCAAACGCTGGTGGTCGTGGGCACAGAGTTCGGTCGGACACCCACCATCAACCAAAACGCCGGCCGCGATCATCATCCCGGAGCGTATTCCTGTGTGCTGGCGGGTGGCGGCGTGATCGGTGGGACAGTCTATGGTGAGACCGACAAAGAAGCCCGCACCGTGGAAAAGGACCCGGTCTCCGTGCAAGATTTCAACAGCACAATTGCCTATGCACTTGGATTAGACCCGAGTGAAGAAATCTACTCTCCTGACCAACGGCCTTTTACATTGGGACATGATGGTGAGCCTCTGATGCAGTTATTTGGATAGACCGATGAGCCAGCGAAAGTCGTTGATCACTTATCCACCTTGAAAGAGCAAGTATGCTGCTGCTCCTGCAATGAACACCGCAAGTGCCGCCAAGGCCATGATGACTTTATCGAGTGGCCACCTCCGTGCTGCGCGTTCTGCCTGCTCCTCTTGTTCGCGGGCCTGACGTTCTCGATCGGCAACGATGATTTGTGGCAAGGTGGCGCCCCCCATGGCCCCGGCATCGGTAGTGTCCTGCTGAACGTCTTGCGTCTCGCTGTTCTCATATTCCACGGGCAAAGTGTCGGCGAGTGTTGTATTGTGATTCAAACTGCCAGACAGCTTGGTCAAGGATCCGACATGCTGACGGGCTGCAGTGTCCGAGCCTGAAACCCAGGGTCTTAAGAGGACGGATACTTCTTCGGCAGTTGCGACGCGATCTGCCGGTCGCTTTTCCATGAGGGCTGCAATAATTCGCGCAAAATCATCGCTCACTTCTGGATTCAGTTTCTGCGGTGGTAAGGGAGTTTCCTCCAAACTGCGTCGAAGTTTGTCCGCTGTGTCACCCCCCGGAAACGGAACTTTTCCTGTGACGGCATAATACAAGGTGCAACCGAGCGAATAAATGTCACTCACGGTCTGCAACTTTTCAGGAGACACGATTATTTCTGGTGCCACATAATCGGCGGTGCCGACAATGTGGCGTGGCTTCTTGCCATCGGAGGGTTGTTGATCGGTGTGGAAGGAAGCGAGTCCAAGATCTGCCAGTTTCGTGTTTCCGTCTGGTGTAATAAGGAGATTGCCGGGCTTCACATCGCGGTGCACCAAACCGCTCTCGTGTGCATAGGCCAAAGCCTCTGCTGCCTGCGTCACAATCATTGCCGCTTCTTTCAGGGGCAGCGGGCCGTGATGGCGAACTAGCTTACGAAGATCCGTGCCCGGCACATACTCGGTTACCAAGAAGTAGGTATCTCCATCCGTGTCGGCATAAGTAAGATGAACCAGGTTCGGATGGGTGAGTCGTGCCTGAGCTCGGATTTCTCGAAGGAAGCTAGCAATCGTCGTAGGGTTGGTTTGGTTCTTCGGCAACACTTTGACCGCTTCGATACGACCGAGTAGAACATGCTCACACTTGAAGACCCAGCCCATGCCACCATGACCAATCGCGTCGAGAATTCGATAGGCTCCTAGCGTGAATTTTGTGCGACCCAACCTCAACTGTTCAGCCTGCCAGCGATTGAGATAGCCAAGTGCAATCATCTGCGCTGAAAGCTGCTCATCAGAGATCTCATCAAGTCCCTGGTCTTCCCTGGGTAGCGACTCGACAAGCACCTGCCAGGCGCGATCGATCTTCTCTTCGCTTAAGAGACCGCTAGCTAAACCAGCACGTTCTAGGATGGAGCGTTCAGCACGCAAGAGAGTAACTCACAAAAGGATTATTGAGGAAAAGCATGCGAGTCTGACATTGAACTCCATTTTAGAGATCCACTCGCGAAGATTTAAGCACGAAAAATTCATAAAAAACGCAATTAATGGCAAAGAACCGCTCTGCGAAGTGATTATTCAGATGAGACTGGCCAGTTCAGGATCCGTTTTCCAATACTTGGGAACCGGGGCGGTAAAAGTCATGGATTGGCCCAGGGTAGGATGATCGACCCCCAATTCGCGGGCATGCAAGGCAATTCCCTGGGAAAAGGGGCGCTCGCTACCATACTTTCTGTCTCCAATGATGGGAAATCCAAGTTTTGCCAATTGGACACGAATCTGGTGTTTTCGGCCCGTTTCAAGTTGAATTTCCACTAGACTCGATTCGGCCGATTTCTTGAGGGCTCGATAGCTCAGTCGAGCCAACTGTGCATCGGGACAATCCGCATGGGTCACATGCATCTTCCGATGGCGATCGTCCTTACGGAGGTAGTGTTCCAATGTGTCAGTCTCTTCAGGCAGCACACCATTGACCACCGCCCAGTAGATTTTCCTTGTCTTGCGATCTCGAAAAGCAGCCGACAATCGCGAGGCGGCTTTCGAAGTGCGGGCTAGTAAGGTGACTCCCGTCACAGGTGCATCCAGCCTGCTGACCACTCCCAGGTACACATTCCCAGGTTTGTTGTATTTCTCACGGATATACTCTTTGGCGATCTTGATAAGACTTGGCTGATCGTCAGCTACACCCATCGTCGGCAACATCGCCTGCTTGTTGACGACGAGTAGGTGATTGTCTTCGTACAAGACATCGAGTTGTTTTGATGGATGTTTCATTTTCCAAGAATGGTTGCCACTACATGCAGAATCATGCTAACCTTTTCTGAGCTTCAGTTTTTCACGCCACGAGAATTTCAATGTCGCAGTTTCGCATCATTCTTGCCAGTAGTTCTCCCCAACGCAAAGCACTTCTTTCCGGTGCGGGGTACGAGTTTGAGGTTATGCCACCCGATGAATCGGTTGAAAGCGGCATCTGCAGCAACTGTGGCCCAGCGGAGTTGGTGCTTGATCTCTCCGCCAGAAAGGCGGCCCACATCGCCAGTCGGCTACTTGCCAACTTGGCTCAACCGACCTTGATTGTCGCCTGCGATACCGTGGCAGAATGCCGGGGCACAATTCTCGGCAAGCCCCATGATGAAGAGCACGCGCGTGCGATTCTTGAACAACTGCGTGGAACTCGACACCGGGTTTATAGTGGACTGTGTTTATGGTTGCTCAGTCCCGACTCCAAGACTGCCCCGCGAACTAGAATCGCAATTACGGAACTTGAAATGCAAAACCTCAGTGATGCAGAGATCGACGAATACTTGGCGACAGGACTTTGGCAGGGCAAGGCGGGAGCCTTCGGCATTCAGGATCATCCCAACTGGTTGAGTATTGTTCAGGGGAGCGAATCGAATGTAATCGGACTGCCGATGGAATTGCTCGCGGAGATGATGGGAGATTCGTGACGCGGCCAAACTGTTTAATCCGCAGGGGAGCGCTCAGATTTCTCGATTGAGTTCAACCGACTGAACTCGCTATACTGCTATGCTCCGACAAAGACTCACTTTTAATCAGGGCGGTCATGAAATTACGTTTAGGCATCATTGGGGTAGGAGCCGCCTGGGAGTCGCGGCACTTACCTGCCTTGCGAGCGCTTTCTGATCGCTTTGAAGTGTGTGCCGTCTGTGATCCGGTACAGCATCGCGCGGTTCAAACAGCCAAGGCCTTCGGGGCATCGGTCTACGATGGCTTTCGAGCATTGATGGACCGTGAGGATATTGATGCGGTTCTTCTGCTATCTGCCCATTTCTATGGTGCCACGCCTATCTTTGCTGCCTGCGAGTATGGCAAAGCGATGTATTGTGCCGCGGCCCTTGAATTGCAAGACGACCAGGCGGCTATCTTACGAGAGCGAGTTCAGGAAGCAGGCATTGCATTCATGGCGGAGTTCGCCTGCCGTCTCTCGCCAGCCACCCTGCGGCTCAAAGAATTGCTAGCCACTCGATTGGGTGCACCCCAACTTTTGTTTTGTAATCGCCGCCGTAGCTCTCCAGCGAAGAATGGCAATGGTGATCATTGTGCCCGTGATTTGGTCGAGTTGGTCGATTGGTGCCGTTATGTCGTGGATGCCGATCCCACGTCGCTATTGGCGACCTCGCATCTTTCACCAACAACGGCGTTCAACGACTACTTTGCCGTGAGCCTGGATTTCTCGCCCAACGGTGAGGTAGGCGCTGGACCGGTTGCGATTATCGGTTGTGGCAATTATGTTGCCGAGGCATTTGAAGAATCACTCTCTTATCGACGCCCTGCCGACTTGAAGGTCGTGTGTGAACGCGGAATTGCCTTCATTGATTTACCAAGTACGGTCGCATGGTTTGATGGGGCAGGACAGCACCTTGAAAAACTTGAGCACGACCGCAACGTGGGTGAACAACTTCTCTTGCATTTTCATCGAGCTGTGCAGAGCCTCGTGCTCAAAACCTCCAGTCTGCAAGATGCTCATCGTGCCATTACGATCACGAATCAGGCGAAGACAAGCTGCCGTACTGGACAGCGCATTTTTTGCAAATTGAACGACTAATTCTGCAACATCCCTGGCAGTACTCGCTGTTCACTGGGTCGTTTGACACCCCCCCGCAAAGCACCTTATATTGCTCCTACATTCGAGCCGATTCGGCTTTCCATTTCGTCACCTACCCAGTCAGAAAAATGTCGATTACCGCCAACGATCTTTCGCAATTGTCGATCAATACGATTCGCACCCTATCTATGGATGGCGTTGAAGCCGCCGGTTGTGGACATCCGGGGACTCCAATGGCCCTGGCACCTGTGACGTATCAACTTTGGTCTGAGGTTCTCAACTACGACCCTGCCTCACCACTGTGGCCAAATCGCGATCGATATGTTCTCTCCTGCGGTCACGCCTCGATGCTGATCTACTCAATGCTGCATCTGTCGGGAGTTCGCAAAATCACCGCCGAAGGCAAGCTTACCGACGAGCCTTCAGTTTCACTGGATGATCTTCGCAACTTTCGCCAATTAGGTAGCGCTACTCCCGGGCATCCCGAGTTCGGCCATACGACTGGCGTGGAAACGACAACCGGCCCGTTAGGTCAAGGCTGCGGCAACAGCGTCGGAATGGCAATCGCCGGCAAGTGGTTGGCGGCTCGCTACAATCGCCCCGATTTCCAGTTGTTCAACTACAACGTGTACGCCCAGTGCAGCGACGGTGACCTCATGGAAGGTGTCGCCTGCGAGGCGGCTTCCCTGGCTGGTCATCTCAAACTCGATAACTTGTGTTGGATCTACGACGACAACTCGATCACGATCGAAGGACGCACCAAACTGGCATTTAGCGAAGATGTGGCAACTCGATTCGAGGGACTGGGCTGGAATGTGGTCCGCGTGGCTGACCCCAATGACCTTGGCGCATTAAGCGTTGCCTATGATGCGTTTGAGAATTGCAGCGATGCTCCCACGCTCATTATCGTGACCACCGTGATTGGTTATGGCTCACCTAACAAGGCCGACACGTCGAAAGCCCACGGTGAAGCACTGGGGGCGGAAGAAGTAAAGCTTACCAAAGAAGCCTATGGCTGGCCTGCTGACGCGCAGTTTTTGGTTCCCCCTGAAGTTACCGAGCATTTCCAAAACACGCTGGGACAGCGGGGTAGCGAAGCTCGCGAGGATTGGGAAGATCTCTTTGCCAAATATCAGAAGGCCCATCCGGAAGATGCGAAAGATTTGCTCCAGATGCAGCGACGGGAGCTTCCCACGGGCTGGGACACTGAGATCATCGAATTCCCCGCGGATGCCAAAGGGGTCGCCACTCGCAATTCCGGTGGCAAGGCGCTCAATGCTTTCGCTAAGAAAATCCCTTGGCTCTTAGGTGGCTCGGCAGACTTGGCTCCTTCAACCAAAACGCTTTTGGAATTTGACGACACCGGTAATTTTTCTGCCGACGACTATGCAGGCCGCAATTTCCACTTCGGTATCCGCGAACACGCAATGGCAGCCGCAGTGAATGGCATGGCGCTTTCAGGACTGCGCCCTTATGGAGCCACGTTCTTTGTCTTTAGCGACTATCTGCGGCCCTCGATGCGGCTCAGTGCCATCATGGGCATTCCATCGGTATTGGTCTTCACTCACGACTCGATCGGTGTCGGTGAAGATGGTCCCACACACCAACCCGTGGAGCAATTGGCCGCTGCCCGTGCGATTCCGGGCTTGGTCGTGATCCGCCCTGGCGATGCCAATGAATCGGTCTACGCCTGGAAAGCTGCCTTGGAAAACAGTCATCGACCCACAGCGATCATTCTTACCCGCCAGAATCTGCCCACGCTGGACCGCACCAAATATGCCTCTGCTGAGGGGACTCTTAAGGGTGGCTATGTCTTATCCGACGCAGAGGGAGGCAAGCCCGATGCCATTCTGCTGGCCACTGGAAGTGAGTTATCGCTGGCCGTTGCTGCTCAAGAGGAACTCGCAAAATCTGGAGTGAAGGCACGAGTGGTAAGCTTGCCTTCCTTCGAACTGTTTGACGAGCAACCTCAAGCCTATCAGGACGAGGTACTTCCACCTGAGATCACTGCACGGGTAGCTATCGAAGCGGGCGTCCGCCAGGGATGGGATCGCTATCTTGCCGGTCGAGGTGCCTTCGTCGGTATGGATGGATTTGGAATGTCGGCGCCGTTCGAGCAGATCTACGAGGCAGTCGGAATTACCTCAGCTAAGGTAGTGGAAGAGGCCAAACGACTCGTAGGCAAATAAATGGAGGCCGGAAACCAGCCGTGCGCACTTCCGGCACCCGGTCATCCCCGCGCAGGCGGGGACCCAGGCGTCGCGTTTAAACTCTAGGATCCCAACTGCGCGGGAATAACAAATACCGCCTATCGCCGGCTCCCAGGACTTCCCGTGGCAAACGTGATCTCGATTTCCGGCTTCTCCGACCCTTTCAGCAGCTTGTCCCACCTTCTGGGGGCAGGGGTGTTTGCGGTTCTATCCGTTTTTTTGGTGCGGCGTGGTCGAGGGGATGCCTGGAGGGTGTTTAGTCTCGTACTTTTCTGCCTGGGGGCCGTTGCTCTACTTACCATTAGTGGCGTGAATCATTTGATCGCACGGCAAGGCACCACGCACCTGATCATGCAGCGGCTCGATCATGCCGCAATCTTCGTCCTCATTGCCTGCTCGTTTACCCCAATTCACATGATACTTTTCCATGGTTGGGGACGCTGGGGGGCATTGGCAATCATCTGGGCCATTGCCTTTCTGGGTATCACTCTAAAATCGATTTTTTTCGTCTCGATTTCAGAAAGCGTCGGCACAGCAATGTACATCGGCATGGGTTGGATCGGACTCTTTTCATGGTTCTCCATCGTACGGCGCTATGGCTTCGATTTCGCTCAACCGATCATGTGGGGAGGACTCGCGTATACCATCGGTGCCATTCTCGACATCCTACAATGGCCCGTGGTGATCAGCGGGGTTATTCAATGGCACGAGGTCTTCCACGTCGCAGTCTTGCTAGGCCTCGCCTGCCACTGGTCCTTCATCTACCAAATCGCCAACTGGCCCATCGACACCCCGCATAGAAACGCGCCCCGTTCCGTTTAGTCGAGGCCCACAGGGAAGCGAACCCCGTTAACCGCGCTGCGGAGCCCCAGCGCAGCAAAGCGAGTATCCGCAACACTCGAAGAAAACAAGCTCCCCTCCCCACAAAAAACCAATATTAGACCCGGTCCGTATAAGGTTCCCTCCAGTAACTTGAAGTTCCACTGCGCTCAGCTACAATTGGTATCTGAATAACTTGTCCCTTTCCGGTGACTACTTCATCCTGAGATTTGTGTTTATTTTAGGTGTAATACGGCCTTCACTTTTGCTGTCGACCTTCATAGCAGTAAGTGCGAATCGTTAATTTCGAAGGGAGCGATTGTGAAAGACCTTCGTTTTGACTGGCTTGCTCTCTTTGCGCCTCTGTGTGCGCTGACAGTGTTCATCACACCGGTCGTAAGAGCCAATGACTTTGAATCTTGGCCTACGTACGGAGGCAATAATGCACACACCGGATACGTCCCTGTTGACCTAGACACGAGGGGATATCGCTTGGATTGGCACAGGGACTTTTTGCTACCGCAAACACAGCAACCTGGGTCGCCCGCCGTGATTGAAAATGGCCGGGTTTTTGTGACGACTAGAGACATCGGCCTGGAGGCAATTTCCCTTGATACAGGAACAACGCTCTGGAGAAATCAATTCGAATTCAACTATCGAGGTATCGGTTTCCCGTCCGTTTACGAAGGCACAGTGTACTTGAATCTCTTCGGACACTCCTCCACAAGTGGCAACACCCCTGACCCTGCACTCGCATCATTCGATGCTACTACCGGTCAAGAGCACTATCGGGTTGCTCACGAAGGGCAAAGCGGTTCGGGCGGACAGCCAGTCGTCTCCAATGGAGGAGTCTTCATGTCGGGGGGCTACTTTGGCGGCATCGACGGATACGATGCGAATACGGGAACACGCCTATGGTTCAAAGCACTCGGACTACACTACAACTGGGTGCCATCGGCAGATGAGAATCACGTTTACGTATACAACAACGGAAACTATGCCGGTCAAAGAGGCGAGTTACTGGTCATGAATCCTCATACTGGAAGCTATACCAGCATCCCTGATCCGCAGTCACCCACAATCTACGATTATCCGGAAACACCGGTGCTTGGTGCTAACAACCGTGCATACGTTAGTAGAGTCGGAGCATTTGTGGCCTTCGATTTAGAGAATTCTAGAATCGACTGGCAACGAGACCTTCGTATTTCGCAATTCGCAATCGACGAGGACCGGCTTTACAGTGTTGGAAATCAAGGTTTGATTGAGGTATCACTGATTGACGGCGCCGAACTCCGGTCCTGGAATGAGGAGGACCTTCTTCTATCTGGAACAAGTTTTGAAGGCTATCAACCGTTTCTTACAAACTCTCATGTGCTGATCATGACGGCCTCCGAAACACTTGCAATCAATCGCGTGTCATGGGATATCGATTGGCGTTTGCCCTATTCCGGTCGCGTTTCCTTCGCCGATAACAGGCTACTAATCAGCAACAGTTCTGAGGGTGTTGCTGCGTTCGTACCAATACCTGAGCCTAACACATTTTCTTTGCTATCATTTGCAGTTTTGGCAACGTTCATCTATGAAATTAGGCGATGGTCGCTTTGGCACTATTGACCTAATTGTCTTAATCAACAATTACAAACAGCTGTGATCGCTCTGATTCTATTACCGCTATGTCAACTTCTTATACAGGACAGGTCTAACATTGGCGATTTGGGCTGGCCTTGTTTCGCCGTCTTCGGCGGCGGACAGAATAGAAGGGTCTGACCAACTTGCGGTAAATCGTTCTATCCTGATTGTTCCTCTGTCGAGATTACCCCAGGTCGCTCCCTATTCAAGGCAAATGCCGGAACTGTGCACCGCTTGTTCCGGCCTACGGACTTCCCGAAGTGGCCAAAAAAAGTTGTGGACCTTCTCCCCGGCATCTTGATAATGGTACGTGCGATAAGTAATAGGAACGCACTATCGCCCGCAAAGTCTTGCGGGTTTGCTCGCGCCAGGTCCGCGCGCTGAACGAGTTTGGCGGTTTGGACGAGCAAATAGCGGCCAGGTCGCTGGGGTTCTGTTTTCAAAACCCCTCCGCACGGCAAGCAACGAGATTCGCGTAAGTCATGATCGGCTAACGAGTTGAAGCCCAACGAACTGGTAGAATGAGAGGGGGTTTTGTTTTGTAGAAAAAGATTTCGACAAAATGTGCAGGGACAAAACCCCTGCTTCGGTGCGCAGGATTGAGATAGAATCGTGAGTTTTACACTACCCTCGCGGCAACACGATGGCAGCAAGAGGTGACTGAATATCTTCTTGTCGACCGTTGCGGAGAAGTAATTGGGACGGGAAGGTCGTGCTCTCGACCCATTCCCACTCACAAACCACAAGTCTGGTTCTCGCCTCTCGATACTTGGCTTTCGACTTTCTCAGATGGCCCAAAAACCATAGTAGAAATATACCCTTCCATCGGTGACAATGAGTTCGCAAGAGAGGCATCTCGGTTTTGAGTCGCCTCAATTGAGTCAACCCGTAGAATCAGGAGAACTGCAAAGTCATATACGCTGATTCCCGAATGCCCAATTCGCAATGAACAATGACCAAAACATTAGAGTCTTCTGCCGAGATTGGTCATTGGAAATTGCACATTGGTCAATGTTCAACTCATACGACGAACTTTGCAGTTTTCCTGCACGTAGAATGCAGAATCTTGACAACCAGCGATTGCAACTTGCCCATCTTAAACTCTGCAGGATAATGAACCTTTGCTTCCTACCAAATAACATCGCCCCTTCGTGGAACAGTAAACTATGCTGAACTCTTGTAAAGTACGTCTTGCAAATCGAGCCGTTCTGGTCATCTCACTGGTATGCCTCTGGAATTGTCCGACATTGGCCATTGTCCAAGCAGCCGATGTCGTCTCTTACTTACCAAAACACACGCTCGGCTATGCCGTAGTAAAGAACATTGGTGAGGCAGATCAGAAGATCTCGAAGCTCGCTAGTTTGTTCAATCCGAATCTTCCCTCTCCGCTTGTGCTGGCCAAATCGATTACCGGTCTTTCGCAAGGTATCGATCTCGCGGGTGACGCAGCGTTCGCTTACCGCGGTAACCCTGCTGTCCCAGCCGATCCGATCCCTCTGGTTCTGTTGCCAATTATTGACTATGAAACTTTCGCTTCGGGAATTGGAGCAGACACTACTGGAGAAATCTGCCGAGTGCGATTGGCGGAAGTTGATTTGCTGTTTGCGCGCCAAGGGGAATTTGCACTTGTCATGAACGTTGAGCACCGCAATATGATGCGCCATGTTCTGGCCATGCAGCCGGAGGCTAATCTGGGTTCTTTCACAGATTGGGTTGCTAACAACGATATCTCGATTATTGTCTCGCGCTATGGATTGGCTCACATTGCCAGATTTGGCTTGTCCTTGGAAACGACAGCCGAAGAAGAAACCTTCGTAGAGGATGACTTTGATGAGATCGTGATCAACGAGAATCTCACTCAGCACGATAGCTGGCCACTCGTGGAGTTTGCGCGCAGAAACTTTCGCCGAGTAGGTATTGGGCTATCGCTTGACGATGCGAGCAATGCAAGACTCCGGTGGAAGGGTGAGTTGCTCTCTCCATTGCAGAACATTGAAGAATCGGACATCAGCCCGCAACAGAGACTAGTGGGATATCGTGCTAGAGCGTATGCCATGGCTGGCGGTGGTGAACTACCTGCCCGGGCAGGTGAGATGCTAGCCGAGTTCATGACTAGCCTTTCCGTTCATGATGCTCAACAGCAAGGTCGAGCCGAATTTACTCGGGAAGATTGGGCTGACGAACGAAAGAGTTGGGATCTAGCTCTGGCCGACATACGGGAAGTATCGCTGCTGATGGTCCCTCCTGCGGAAGGGGAACCGCTGCTTTCGACTTTCTTTGCTCGACTTACCGTTGAAGATTCGGCAGAGTATCTAGCTTCGCTTAAACAGTCCTATGAGTTGGCTAATGATTTGACGGAGCGATCAACGAGCGAAATAAAGATGCTCTATGATCTTGATCCCGCAGCAATCGGCGACGTGGAGGGGCTATCGATCAAATCGGATCTAGATAAGGCAACGGGAGATCAGAATGTTGAGATTTGGCAGGCAATGCTAACCGCCTGTCTGGGCTCCGAACACACATTGGCGATTCACTGTTCTCCAGTCGACAAAGAGCATGTCTTTATTGGGCTGCAATCGAAAGATAAACTTCTAGAATTCATCGAAGGGTTCACTGAGGGTAAGACGGGACTCGCAACTGAAGCGACAGTACAAAAAACGCTTGACCTTATCGCCCCCGAGGTCCCCTATGTTCA contains:
- the trhA gene encoding PAQR family membrane homeostasis protein TrhA; this translates as MANVISISGFSDPFSSLSHLLGAGVFAVLSVFLVRRGRGDAWRVFSLVLFCLGAVALLTISGVNHLIARQGTTHLIMQRLDHAAIFVLIACSFTPIHMILFHGWGRWGALAIIWAIAFLGITLKSIFFVSISESVGTAMYIGMGWIGLFSWFSIVRRYGFDFAQPIMWGGLAYTIGAILDILQWPVVISGVIQWHEVFHVAVLLGLACHWSFIYQIANWPIDTPHRNAPRSV
- a CDS encoding outer membrane protein assembly factor BamB family protein, encoding MKDLRFDWLALFAPLCALTVFITPVVRANDFESWPTYGGNNAHTGYVPVDLDTRGYRLDWHRDFLLPQTQQPGSPAVIENGRVFVTTRDIGLEAISLDTGTTLWRNQFEFNYRGIGFPSVYEGTVYLNLFGHSSTSGNTPDPALASFDATTGQEHYRVAHEGQSGSGGQPVVSNGGVFMSGGYFGGIDGYDANTGTRLWFKALGLHYNWVPSADENHVYVYNNGNYAGQRGELLVMNPHTGSYTSIPDPQSPTIYDYPETPVLGANNRAYVSRVGAFVAFDLENSRIDWQRDLRISQFAIDEDRLYSVGNQGLIEVSLIDGAELRSWNEEDLLLSGTSFEGYQPFLTNSHVLIMTASETLAINRVSWDIDWRLPYSGRVSFADNRLLISNSSEGVAAFVPIPEPNTFSLLSFAVLATFIYEIRRWSLWHY